The genomic interval CACGCGTTCACGGTAGGCCGCCAGGTTCGCGAGGCCCGAGATGTCGAGCTTGGTGGGTTGGGTCCAGTTGGTCACGGTGAACAGATAGCCGTCGGCCACGGTGAACTGGTCGCCCATCAGGTACTGCTTGCCGGCGAGCTGGCTGTCCACCCACTGCAGGCGCTGCAGCAGGCGCTCGCGCACCATGGGCTTGTAGTCTTCGGGGGTGGCGGGGTTGAACAGGGGGCTGAAGCCCTTGTGCAGCTCGGTGCCGATGAAGGTCAGCCACTCTTGCAGGCGGTAGCGCGCCAGTGTGCCGTTGGCGGGGGCCAGTTGCTTGTCGGGTACCTGGTCGGCAATGTACTGCACGATGGCCGGGCCTTCGCGCAGGCGCTCGCCGTTGTCCAGCTCCAGCACGGGCACGTAGCCCAGCGCATTGATGGTGTAGAAGTCGGTGCCGTCCTGCAGCTTGTGGCTTTTGGTGCTGGCCAGCACGGGGGTGTAGGCCAGGCCGGCCT from Acidovorax sp. FHTAMBA carries:
- the gstA gene encoding glutathione transferase GstA translates to MKLYYSPGACSLSPHIALQEAGLAYTPVLASTKSHKLQDGTDFYTINALGYVPVLELDNGERLREGPAIVQYIADQVPDKQLAPANGTLARYRLQEWLTFIGTELHKGFSPLFNPATPEDYKPMVRERLLQRLQWVDSQLAGKQYLMGDQFTVADGYLFTVTNWTQPTKLDISGLANLAAYRERVGARPAVQAAMKAEGLLK